The sequence AGCGACTGTTTAGCAAAAACACAGCACTCTGCTAAGTCGGCTTCAAGACGACGTATAGGGTGTGACGCCTGCCCGGTGCCGGAAGGTTAAGAGGAGGAGTGCAAGCTCCGAATTGAAGCCCCGGTAAACGGCGGCCGTAACTATAACGGTCCTAAGGTAGCGAAATTCCTTGTCGGGTAAGTTCCGACCTGCACGAATGGCGTAACGACTTCCCCACTGTCTCCAGGATATGCTCAGCGAAATTGAATTCTCCGTGAAGATGCGGAGTACCCGCGGTTAGACGGAAAGACCCCGTGCACCTTTACTGCAGCTTCAGAGTGGCATTAGGAAAGAATTGTGTAGCATAGGTGGGAGGCTTTGAAGCACCGGCGCCAGCTGGTGTGGAGCCATAGGTGAAATACCACCCTGTTGTTTTCTGATGTCTAACCTCGCGCCGTTAGCCGGCGCAGGGACCCTCTGTGGCGGGTAGTTTGACTGGGGCGGTCGCCTCCTAAAGAGTAACGGAGGCGCGCGATGGTAGGCTCAGGCCGGTTGGAAACCGGCTGTTAGAGTGCAATGGCATAAGCCTGCCTGACTGCGAGACTGACGAGTCGAGCAGAGACGAAAGTCGGTCATAGTGATCCGGTGGTCCCTCGTGGAAGGGCCATCGCTCAACGGATAAAAGGTACGCCGGGGATAACAGGCTGATGATTCCCAAGAGCTCATATCGACGGAATCGTTTGGCACCTCGATGTCGGCTCATCACATCCTGGGGCTGGAGCAGGTCCCAAGGGTTTGGCTGTTCGCCAATTAAAGTGGTACGTGAGCTGGGTTCAGAACGTCGCGAGACAGTTTGGTCCCTATCTGCCGTGGGCGTCGATACTTGAGAGGAGTTGCCCCTAGTACGAGAGGACCGGGGTGAACATGCCTCTGGTGTACCTGTCGTGGCGCCAGCCGCGCAGCAGGGTAGCTATGCATGGACGGGATAACCGCTGAAAGCATCTAAGCGGGAAGCCTCCCTCAAGATAAGGTATCTTCGAGTCGTGATAGACCATCACGTTGATAGGCCGGATGTGGAAGCGCAGTAATGTGTGGAGCTAACCGGTCCTAATAACTCTGATCATGCTTGGGAATTCCACCATCAATGACAGCGCTGCTGTCTGCGAAGGTAGGACGATCTCACAGCCAGAGACGCCTTAAAACGCATACAAAGTGCATCGATTAAAACCCATGTCCGCCTGCTTTATTGCTTGGTGACCATAGCGTCAGTGACCCACCCGATCCCATCTCGAACTCGGCCGTGAAACCTGACTGCGCCGATGGTACTAACGCTCAAGCGTTGGAAGAGTAGGGCGTCGCCAGGCATTAAAGCCGGCGGGCAAGGGGACAAACCCATTCACATGTTTTGAAAAGCCGCTGCCGGTGTGAACCGAGCGGCGGCTTTTTCAGCTTTACGGGGTCTGCTTACGGCAGGCCCGGTGATGGTGGCGCGGGATGGAGCAGCCCGGTAGCTCGTCAGGCTCATAACCTGAAGGTCGTAGGTTCAAATCCTACTCCCGCAACCAACACAGAAACCCCGCTTCGGCGGGGTTTTTTGTTGTCTGCGGATCGGTGTGATTGCGCCTTCGGCGGGTGGACGTACCTCTGGCACCGGCGTCGCTTCGTTACCGTCATGCAATAAGGCCAATTTGACACGACCAGGCGCCTCATTAGGTCCTGACCCTCATCCCATTGCTGGCGGAGCGAGGCAGATCTGCAGTCCCGGATTGGAACAGCATGGCCGCGCTAGGCACGTAATTTCCCGTTGTTTCGATAATACTATCGAGTTAGCTAACAATTGACGTGCCGTTAGTGAGCTCATCGAGTCAACAGGCACATCGGAGGGGCTCGGTGCTCAAAGTGCCGGGTTCCTGCCACCATCGGTTGTTGGAGCACTTATGAAAAAGACCCTTTTGATCGGCATGTCGCTTGCCATCGCTGCAATGGCAGGCACTGCGCAAGCCGCCACGGTAGTCGTGACCAATGGTGGCGCTGCAACCTTTGCGGCTTCGAAAACTTCGGGCCCAGGAACCAAGGTGGTCACGTTTGACGGTGCCGCGCCTGCGGGAGTTGCCGTGACCCTCAGCGGCGCTTCGATTGTGACCGGAAGCCTTTCGGGGCAGTATGCTCAGCCTTTCGGCAGCGATGGTAGCAAGTACCTCTCTGTCTTTGGCGGGACGTCGGCCACGATTCTCGACCTGATTGCGCCCGGCTACAGCAAGCTGAGCTTTTATCTGGGCTCGATTGACACCTACAACAGCTTCCAACTGCTGAATACGACCGGCGGCGTGATCGGAACTTTCGCAGGCTCGGTCCTGCTCGGCGGGCCGAGTGGCGATCAGGGACTTCCGACAACCAATCGGTTGATTACGTTTACGCGCGGCAGTGGCGACGCAGCAATAGGCGGAATTCGAATTCTCTCGACTGGAAATTCGGCTGAAGTGGACAACGTTCGGTTCATCTCTGCTGTACCTGAGCCGTCAACCTGGTTGATGATGATCCTTGGCGTTGGCATTGTCGGCGCTGCGATGCGTCGCCGCAATCAAGCCCGGCCGACGAACGTCAGTTACGCGTAAGGCGAGGTTGCTGGCCGTTGCCGCAAGAAGCGGCTTCGGTCACGCAATCCCGCAGCATGGCCTGACGGGTGTAGGTTTAACTCTTACTCCCGCAGGCCAACACAGAAACCCCGCTTTGGCGGGGTTTTTTGTTGTTCGGTTAACCCGGCGCGCGATAGGACCCGGCGATGAGTGCGAACCGCGGGCTGAGACTGGCCCTGATTCCCATCACAATTGCCGTGCTGATCGCGCTTGCGGTGGCGCTGGGGCTCGCCCTTTCCAGTGGCAAGGTCGATCGCGCTGCGGAATTGGCGCGGTTGCCTGGCCTGCCCAGTGTAGCTCCAGTCCTTACCGCGCCGCCATCGCTGTCCGAAATGGATGCTGCCCGCGCGCGCAATGCCGCCGTGCCCTTTGTGAAGGGGCCGATCAGCCCCGCACCGCGCTTTGCCTTCAAGGGTTCGGCCGAAGACCGCCATCGCGCGGCCGAATGCCTCGCGCTCGCGGCCATGGCCGAGGCCGGCCCCAGCGACATCGGCCAGCGCGCCGTGATCCAGGTCGTGCTCAACCGCGTCCGCCATCCGGCCTTTGCGAAGACGGTCTGCGGCGTGGTGTTCCAGGGCAGCGAGCGGGCGACCGGTTGCCAGTTCACCTTCACTTGCGATGGCTCGCTGGCGCGGCGCTATTCGGACAGCGCCTGGCTGCAGGCCCGGATCCGCGCCGGCGAGGCGCTGGGCGGCTACGTCTTCAAGCCGGTTGGTCTAGCCACGCACTACCACACCGACTGGGTCTATCCCTACTGGAGCCCGGAGCTCGACAAGCTGGCGAAGATCGAAACCCACCTGTTCTTCCGCTGGCCGGGGTTCTGGGGCACGCGGGCGGCCTTTTCGGCCGCCTATCGCGGCGGCGAACCTGATCCAGCCACCTTGTTTGGCGATGCGGCAGCGATCCTGACGGAAGCGGCGCCCATGCCCACGCCCGTACCCGATGCACCGAAGATCGACAGCGGCACGGTCGTGATGCGCAACACCGGCGGCAAGGCCAACTTCATCCTGCTGGCGGGTACGGCCACGGCGGACGCGTTGGCCGCTGCCCGCGCGGTCTGCAACCAGCCAGGGACCTGCCGCGTGCTAGGCTGGACCGATCCGGCGGCAATTCCGCAGTCCTTCCCGATCCCGCCGGCGGCCCGCGCTGCGCTGCAATTCAGCTATACGCGCGATCCCTCGGGCAGCGAGATCGTGCTCTATGGCTGCGGGCACTTTGCGGGCGTCCTGCGGGAGCAATGCATCCCGCGGGCGCGCTGAGCAGGCTCAGTCGCTGAACTTGCCGCCGCTCGCCGCCAGCTTTTCCAGCAGCGGCGCAACCGGCAGGCCGTGGCGCTTCAGGCCCTCGGCGATCTTGCCCAGGCCTTCGTGATCGGCCCAGTACATGATCCCGCCGGTCCAGGCCGGCCAGCCATAGCCGTTAAGCCAGACCAGATCGATGTCGCCGGCGCGCTGGGCGATGCCTTCTTCCAGGATCAGCGCCCCTTCCGAAACCATTGGATAGAGGAGGCGTTCGAAGATCTCCTGCTTGCTGACCTCGCGCTGGGCGACGCCAGACTTGCTGGCGAATTCGGCGATGATCGCCTTGACCTCGTCCGAGGGGCTGCGGCTGCGGTCCTCGGCATAATCGTAGAAGCCCTTGCCGGTCTTCTGGCCCCAGCGACCAGCGGCGCAGAGCGCTTCGCGGATCGTGGTGACCTTGGTGGGATCGCGGTGCCAGCCGATGTCGAGACCGGCGAGGTCGCCCATCTGAAATGGTCCCATCGGGAAGCCGAAGTCGAGCAGCACCTGATCGATATCGTAATAGGCCGCGCCTTCCATCAGCAGGGCATTGGCCTGCTCCTGGCGCTTGGAGAGCATGCGGTTGCCGATGAAGCCGTGACACACGCCCGAGACGACCGGAACCTTGCCGATCTTGCCTGCGAGCTGCATCACCGTCGCCAGCTCGCTTGCGCCCGTCTTGGCCCCGCGCACCACTTCGAGCAGCTTCATGATGTTGGCGGGTGAGAAGAAGTGCATGCCCAGCACGGCTTCGGGCCGCTTGGTGGCCGAGGCGATCTCGTTCACGTCGAGGTAGCTGGTATTGCTGGCTAGGATCGCGCCCGGCTTCACGATGGCGTCCAGCCGTCCGAAGACGTCCTTCTTCACTTCCATCGATTCATAGACCGCTTCGATCACTAGGTCGCAATCGGAGAGGCTTTCGAATTCCAGGCTGGGGGTCAGACGTGCCATTGCCGCCTCCGCCACTGCCGCTTCGATCCGGCCGCGCTTGACGCTGGCTTCGTAGTTCTTGCCCATCACCGCAACGCCGCGATCGAGCGCGGCCTGTTCGCGCTCGACGATGGTCACCGGGATGCCGGCCGAGAGGAAGTTCATCGCGATCCCGCCGCCCATGGTGCCGGCACCAATCACGCCCACCTTGTTGATGGCGATCAGCGGGGTGTCCGCCGGCAAGTCGTCGATCTTGGCGCAGAGCGCGAGCGCGGCGGCGATGTGGTCCTTGGCACCGGGCAGGGCGTCGGTCATTTCGGCAATCCTCTCAGTTAACCTGGCGGTCGTAGCCCGCCCAATAGGGTGCGCGCAATTCGCGGCGCAGGATCTTGCCGCTGGGGTTGCGCGGCAGGGCTTCGATCGTATCGACTGACTTTGGCACCTTGAACCCGGCGAGCCGTTCGCGGGCCCAGCCGATGATGCTGTCCGGATCGATCGTATGGCCAGGCTTGGGTACGCAGATGGCCTTGACCGCTTCGCCCCACTTCGCATCCGGCACGCCGATCACGGCGACTTCCAGCACGTCGGGGTGGCCATAAATCCCGCTCTCGACCTCGGCCGGATAGACGTTCTCGCCGCCGGTGATGATCATGTCCTTGGCGCGATCATACATGTAGACGTAGCCGTCTTCATCCATATAACCGACGTCGCCAGTGGCGATCCAGCCATCGGCGTCCATCGTGCTGGCGGTCGCTTCGGGCAGCTTCCAGTAGCCCAGCATGTTGTTGGACGAACGGGTGACGATCTCGCCGATCGCGCCCACCGGCATGGCCTGGCCGTCCTGGCCGCGGATCATCACTTCGACGCCGGGCAGCGGCTTGCCGGCTGATCGCATCCGCTGATTGCCTTCGACCGAGTGGTCCTCGGGCGGCAGGGTGCAGATCGTGCCGGTGGTTTCGGTCATCCCGTAGGCCTGGATGAAATCGGCCCCAAACATGGCAATGCATTGGCGCAGCAGCTCGAGCGGGATCGGCGAGGCGCCGTAGAGGATATAGCGCAGGCGGCTGAAATCGGTCTTGGCGCAGTCCGGATGCTGCAGCAGCAGCGCCAGCGCGGCCGGTACGATGAAGAACCGCGTTACGCCGCGGTTGACCACGGCATCGAACACCCGGGTCGGCTCGAATTCAGAGAGGACCACGCCGGGCAGGCCAGCTGCCAGCGACATGACGCCCAGCCCGGTGCCGCCGATATGGGCGCAGGGCATGGCGACGAGGATGGCCTCGTCCTCGTCCATCAGGGTATAGGGGTGCGGGTTGTCCACTCCTGCCTTGCGCAAGGCAAACAGGTTGGCGTTCGAAAGCACTGCGCCCTTGGGATTGCCAGTGGTGCCCGAAGTGTAGAGCTGCAGCACAGCATCGTTCGGGCCCGATGGCTCGAACTCCGCGCGCGGTGTCTCCTTCATCACCTTGCGGGTTTCTTCCGCTGTGTAGCAGGCGATCAAGCCGGGGCGCTTGCCCAAGGTATTGGCGCAGGCTTCGAACCCGTCGCCCAGGAACAGAACCTTTGCTTCGGCATTGTCGATGATGAAGGCAGCCTCAGGTTCGGCCAGCCGCCAGCCGACCGGCGTCATCACGATCCCGGCACGCGCCGCGCCGAAGAACAGGGTAAAGTAAGTTGTCGCGTTCTTGCCGAACCAGGAAACCCGATCGCCTTTCTTGAGGCCGAGCGCGAGCAGCGCGGAGGCAACGCGCGCGGTCGCATCCTCGAGCTCACCATAGGTCAGCGACAGGTCATCGCCGTCGAGCGCGATGATTTCCGGACGGTCCTTCGCCCAGAAGCGGATGAACTCATCAAACGTGAACAGATCGATCGTGCGCTTGGCGCGCTCTAGCAGCCGATCGTACTTGGCCTGATCCATTTTTCTCTCCCGGTTGGGAGCTATGTTAAGCGCGCGATTAAGATCGGCAAGAGCCAAGCGACGGGAATCTTATCCTCCGGCCATCAGGCTGGCATTGCCGCCCGCCGCAGTGGTGTCGATGCAGGTCACCCGCTCGGTCGCGAAGCGCGGCAGATAGTGCGGCCCGCCGGCCTTCGGACCGGTGCCGGAAAGCCCTTCGCCGCCAAAAGGCTGGCTTTCCACCACGGCGCCGATCTGATTGCGGTTCACGTAGAAATTGCCGACCCGCGCCTTGGCCTCGACCAGCCGCCGGGTCGCGTCGATCCGGCTGTGCAGGCCCAGGGTCAGGCCAAAGCCGGTGGCGTTGATCGCCTCGATCACGGCCTCCAGCTCATCGCCTTTGAACCGGGCAACGTGCAGGACCGGGCCGAAGTTTTCGCGGGAGAGGTCGCCGATCGCTTCGATCTCGATGATCGTGGGGGCGACGAAGGTACCCTTGGCGCAATCTGCCGGAAGCTCGCGCTGCCAGACCGGGCGGCCGGCTGCCTTCATCGCGGCAATATGCTGGTCAAGCGCGGCCTTGGCCTCGGCATCGATCACTGGGCCGACATCGGTGGTGAGCGCCTGCGGATCACCGATCACCAGGGCTTCGAAGGCGCCGCGGATCATCTCCAGCATGCCGTCGTAAACATCGTCCTGCAGGTACAGCACGCGCAGCGCCGAGCAGCGCTGCCCCGCGCTCTGGAACGCGCTGGCGACGACATCGCGGGTAACCTGCTCGGGCAGGGCCGAACTGTCGACGATCATCGCGTTCTGCCCGCCGGTTTCGGCGATCAGGGCGGCGATCGGCCCGTCGCGTTGGGCGAGCGCGCGGTTGATCGCCCGGGCGGTCTCGGTGGAGCCGGTGAAAGCCACGCCCGCCACTTCGGGCCGCGCGGTCAAGAGCGCGCCGACTGCACCGTCTCCGGGCACCAGTTGCAGTACATCGTCGGGAATACCGGCCTCGTGGCACAGCCGCACGGCCAGCGCTGCGATCAGCGGGGTTTGCTCGGCCGGCTTGGCAAGGACCGCGTTGCCAGCAGCGAGCGCGGCCGAAGCCATGCCGATGAAGATCGCCAGCGGGAAGTTCCACGGGCTGATCGTCACGAAGACGCCGCGGCCATGCAGCGTCAGCCGGTTGCTTTCACCGGTCGGGCCAGGGAGAGGGCGGCCCTCGCCAAAGTGCGCGCGCGCTTCGGCGGCGTAGTAGCGCAGGAAATCGACCGCCTCGCGCAGCTCAAGCACGGCATCGACCAGCGACTTGCCGGCCTCGCGCTGGCAGAGCGAGAGGAATTCGGGCGTGTGCGCTTCAAAGGCATCGGCGGCCTTCTCCAGCAGCGCCGCACGTTCAGCCCCGCCCAGTGCATTCCAGCCCGGCTGGGCCTTGGCGGCGCGTTCGGCGGCAAAGGCGACTTCGGCGGCGGAGGCGTTGCGGATCGTCCCGACCACCTTGCTGTTGTCATAGGGCGAGCGAATCTCGGCGGCCTGACCCGGCTCACCCGCCAGCGCTGTCGGCTCAGCCTCCCAGCATAGCGTGGCGAGTTCATCCAGATGTGCCAGCAGCGGCCTACGCAGCAGCGGATCGGCCAGGTCCACCCCGGCACTGTTCAGGCGGCCCGGGAAGATCTGGTGCGGTAGCGGGATCGCCGGGTTGCGGCGCGGGGTCAGCGCAGCCAGTTCCTCAACCGGATCGCGGACCAGGTCATCGACCGGCACCTCGGCATCAGCCATGCGGTTGACGAACGAGCTGTTGGCGCCGTTCTCCAGCAGCCGGCGGACGAGGTAGGCCAG comes from Novosphingobium ginsenosidimutans and encodes:
- a CDS encoding PEPxxWA-CTERM sorting domain-containing protein, with product MKKTLLIGMSLAIAAMAGTAQAATVVVTNGGAATFAASKTSGPGTKVVTFDGAAPAGVAVTLSGASIVTGSLSGQYAQPFGSDGSKYLSVFGGTSATILDLIAPGYSKLSFYLGSIDTYNSFQLLNTTGGVIGTFAGSVLLGGPSGDQGLPTTNRLITFTRGSGDAAIGGIRILSTGNSAEVDNVRFISAVPEPSTWLMMILGVGIVGAAMRRRNQARPTNVSYA
- a CDS encoding cell wall hydrolase; the protein is MSANRGLRLALIPITIAVLIALAVALGLALSSGKVDRAAELARLPGLPSVAPVLTAPPSLSEMDAARARNAAVPFVKGPISPAPRFAFKGSAEDRHRAAECLALAAMAEAGPSDIGQRAVIQVVLNRVRHPAFAKTVCGVVFQGSERATGCQFTFTCDGSLARRYSDSAWLQARIRAGEALGGYVFKPVGLATHYHTDWVYPYWSPELDKLAKIETHLFFRWPGFWGTRAAFSAAYRGGEPDPATLFGDAAAILTEAAPMPTPVPDAPKIDSGTVVMRNTGGKANFILLAGTATADALAAARAVCNQPGTCRVLGWTDPAAIPQSFPIPPAARAALQFSYTRDPSGSEIVLYGCGHFAGVLREQCIPRAR
- a CDS encoding fatty acid--CoA ligase; translated protein: MDQAKYDRLLERAKRTIDLFTFDEFIRFWAKDRPEIIALDGDDLSLTYGELEDATARVASALLALGLKKGDRVSWFGKNATTYFTLFFGAARAGIVMTPVGWRLAEPEAAFIIDNAEAKVLFLGDGFEACANTLGKRPGLIACYTAEETRKVMKETPRAEFEPSGPNDAVLQLYTSGTTGNPKGAVLSNANLFALRKAGVDNPHPYTLMDEDEAILVAMPCAHIGGTGLGVMSLAAGLPGVVLSEFEPTRVFDAVVNRGVTRFFIVPAALALLLQHPDCAKTDFSRLRYILYGASPIPLELLRQCIAMFGADFIQAYGMTETTGTICTLPPEDHSVEGNQRMRSAGKPLPGVEVMIRGQDGQAMPVGAIGEIVTRSSNNMLGYWKLPEATASTMDADGWIATGDVGYMDEDGYVYMYDRAKDMIITGGENVYPAEVESGIYGHPDVLEVAVIGVPDAKWGEAVKAICVPKPGHTIDPDSIIGWARERLAGFKVPKSVDTIEALPRNPSGKILRRELRAPYWAGYDRQVN
- the putA gene encoding bifunctional proline dehydrogenase/L-glutamate gamma-semialdehyde dehydrogenase PutA; amino-acid sequence: MPAPIDRTALREAYRMEEEACIAERLRQAAPASAVHSEARRIAARLVEGARAHKASGLDAFLQTYGLGTDEGIALMCLAEALLRVPDAATADALIHDKLGGIDWSEHLGESGSTFVNAATFSLMLTGQVLDQRRAKADGLGAVLKRAVGRLGEPVIRQATLQAMKILGGQFVFGRTIDEALERAAPERKQNLTHSFDMLGEAAMTFADAERYRLSYEAALDRIAQEAGAGVVRSPGISVKLSALHPRYDFLHADAAKAALVPMLKALALKARAADIHFTIDAEEAERLELSMDIIEALASDDELFAGGWQGFGLALQAYSKRAVPLVDWVVQLARRHGRRIMVRLVKGAYWDSEIKLSQVGGQVDYPVFTRKVATDVSYLACAAKLLATPDAIYPAFATHNAYTVGAIKALAGETEFEFQRLHGMGEDVYAELARFEAETGNRRTPVRIYAPVGGHKELLAYLVRRLLENGANSSFVNRMADAEVPVDDLVRDPVEELAALTPRRNPAIPLPHQIFPGRLNSAGVDLADPLLRRPLLAHLDELATLCWEAEPTALAGEPGQAAEIRSPYDNSKVVGTIRNASAAEVAFAAERAAKAQPGWNALGGAERAALLEKAADAFEAHTPEFLSLCQREAGKSLVDAVLELREAVDFLRYYAAEARAHFGEGRPLPGPTGESNRLTLHGRGVFVTISPWNFPLAIFIGMASAALAAGNAVLAKPAEQTPLIAALAVRLCHEAGIPDDVLQLVPGDGAVGALLTARPEVAGVAFTGSTETARAINRALAQRDGPIAALIAETGGQNAMIVDSSALPEQVTRDVVASAFQSAGQRCSALRVLYLQDDVYDGMLEMIRGAFEALVIGDPQALTTDVGPVIDAEAKAALDQHIAAMKAAGRPVWQRELPADCAKGTFVAPTIIEIEAIGDLSRENFGPVLHVARFKGDELEAVIEAINATGFGLTLGLHSRIDATRRLVEAKARVGNFYVNRNQIGAVVESQPFGGEGLSGTGPKAGGPHYLPRFATERVTCIDTTAAGGNASLMAGG